Within Staphylococcus sp. NRL 16/872, the genomic segment AAATTATTTAAAACATATCAAATTGCAAGTGAACTTTCATTATTTTATAAAAATGGAATTACCTTACAAAATATCGTATCTATATATATTAATCAAAAAAATAATCTTTTTTTAAATTATTTAGGTGAAATTCTATTACAAAATTCGAATAATGGAATAAGCTTAGCTAAGAGTTTAAGTGAACAAAAATGCTTTCAAGAAGATTTAATTAAATTCATACAACAAGGAGAAAAAAGTGGAAAATTAGATGTTGAACTTAAATTATATAGTCAAATATTAATCCAAAGAATTAAAAATAAAGCTTTAAAACATTCTAAGATTATTCAACCAGTTGTCTTTTTATTTTTAGGATTTTTCATTATCAGTTTATATTTAGTTATCATGCTTCCCATGTTTCAACTTATGCAAAATATTAAATGACAAAGAGGCGGTATTATGAAAAATTATGTAAAAAAATTAAAAAGTTTAAAAGCATTTACGCTTATCGAAATGTTGCTTGTTTTACTCATTATCAGCGTGTTACTAATTTTAATCATTCCTAATATTGCTAAACAAACAGCGCATATTCAATCTACGGGTTGCGATGCACAAGTAAAGATGGTAAATAGCCAAATTGAAGCCTTCACACTTAAAAATAATAGAGCACCTAGCAGTATTGATGAATTAGTTAAAGATGGTTACATCAAAGAAGGACAAAAATCTTGTAAATCAGGAGAAACTATTACTATTAATAATGGTGAAGCTGTTGCAAGTTAAACTATTTAATGGTTTTACTATGATAGAAAGTCTATTAACTCTATTAATACTAGTTATTCTATTAAATATAAGTTTAACAAATTCTAAAGGAAATAAGTTTTCAATTATCAATGATGAATTATGTTTAAATCAACTTATAACTCAATTAGACTATTTTAAATCTAAAGCTATAGGCGACAAACAATCTATTACGCTAATTTTAACGAAAAATTCTTCAAATATAAGTGTGGTGGAAGAAAAAGGATCTCATTATAAATTCAAAATTAAAAATGGCAAAATCAAATCTATTTCTAAAATAAAAAAAATAACATTTAATAAAGAGGGGGAAATAAATAATTTTGGCTCATTTGTAATAGAGATAAACAGACGATTTTACAAAGTAATTTTCCATATTGAAAAAGGAAGAATAAGATATGTATCGGTTTAAATTAAAAGCAAGCATTTTAGCAGATAGTCTTTTCTCATTTTTAATTGTTATTATTATTACTATTATTTTTATCCCTTTATTATCACAATTAAATTTTACTATTACTCAACAATATGAATATCTAGAAATGAAACAAATGATGCTAACTAGTATCAATCATTATAATAACAGTCAATTAAGCCAAGGTATAAAGTTAGGTGATTATAATATCAAAGTCTATAAAAATTCGATTTGTAATTATAAGAAAAATAAAAAAATTAAAGTCTGTGTCAAATACTAATTTAAAAGCTTTTACATTTATTGAAATGCTTTTAGCACTATTAATTACCTTATTAATTTTAAATTTAATACCAGGAATATTAAAACTAACTCAATATTATCTTCGAGAATCTTATGAAAATTATCAAACTGAATATGCCTTTTTTCAATCCGATATGAGTCACTTATTAAGCAAACCACAAACTTCCTTTCAAATAGTTAAGGAAAATACAATATTAATACGTGAAAAAGAGGAAAAAAGTTTTATAAAATATAAAAACTCTAAATTGATTTATGAAAATAACGGTCGGGGAAATATAACTTTATTAAATAATGTAATATATTTCAACATTAAGTGCATTAACGCTAAAATAATTAAAATTAGATTAAAAATCGGGGATGAAAAAGTAAATTATGAAAAAGAACTATACATTTAGTGTTAAAGGCTTCATTAGTAGTTATTCTTTATTCCTTTTTATTATTTATTTATCAATAATAACTTTTTATACTACTCAATTTAGTATAAAATTGAAGACAATCCATAATATTAATCATTATTATGACAATGTTATTATTGAAAAATTAAAAAAAGGTGATTCACATGGATGATAAAAAATTACCTATTATATTTATTGGCTTTATGGGAACTGGTAAAAGTACAATAGGCGATTTCCTGTCACTAGAACAGAAATTAACGTTTGTCGATTTAGATTCTTATATTGAAATAAAAGAAAACAAATCTATTCCTGAAATTTTCAACCAGATTGGGGAAAGTGGTTTTAGACAATTAGAATACAAATATTTAAAACAATGCATGTCGAAATATGACGTTATTTCTACTGGTGGGGGCATAATTGAAAATGATGATTCTTTAAAATTTTTAAAACAAATAAAGCATGTTATATGGTTAGATTGCTCTATTGACACTGTTTATCGACGAATCTTAAATGATCCTCATAGACCTAATGCTAAAAATAAAACTAAAAAACAATTAAAAAACTTGTATTTATCAAGGATTTCAAGATATAATGAAATCGCATTCATGAAAGTGAATAGTGAAAAAACAATCAAAGAAATTTATGATTTTATCATAAATCATCTATCTTGCGGTTGATCAGTATTAGAGAGAATATTGATAATCATATGTATCTTTAGAAGTGTAATAGATTCCACTGTGATTTTTCTTTATCGCCGAAGGTGCAAGTATAATACGAAACTCTCAGGCAAAAGGATAATACTGTTACGCATTCCTGGATTAAGTGTATAAACAGGGTAGCGATTTGCTACTCTGTTTTTTTATAAAAATTATAGGGGGTTTTCAAATGACAAGCGAATTAAAAAAAACACCATTGTATCAAAATTATGTAGATAGTGGTGCTAAAATAGTAGAATTCGGTGGATGGGCTATGCCTGTTCAGTTTACAAGTATCAAAGAAGAACATAATGCAGTTAGATATAATGTAGGTATGTTCGATGTCAGCCATATGGGAGAAATCTCAATTAAAGGTAACGATGCTAGTAAATTTGTCCAATACTTATTATCAAACGATACTAATAATTTAACTGAAACTAAAGCACAATATACTGCTTTATGTAATGAAGAAGGCGGTATCATTGATGACTTAGTAACTTATAAACTAGGCGAAAATGATTATTTATTAATTGTTAATGCTGCTAACACTGATAAAGACTTTGCTTGGGTTCAAAAACAATCAGCTAACTTTGATGTTGAAGTATCAAATATTTCTGATCAATACGGTCAATTAGCTGTTCAAGGTCCTAAAGCTAGAGATTTAGTTAGTGAATTAGTTGACGTTGATGTAAGTGAAATGAAACCATTTGATTTTAAACAAGGTGTAACTTTATTTGGTAAAAATGTTATTTTATCTCAATCTGGTTACACTGGCGAAGATGGCTTTGAAATCTATTGCGATGCAAAAGATACTGTAGATATCTGGAATGGCTTTATCTCACATGATGTAGTTCCTTGTGGATTAGGTGCAAGAGACACATTAAGACTTGAAGCTGGATTACCTTTACATGGTCAAGATCTTACTGAATCTATCACTCCATACGAAGGTGGTATCGCTTTTGCTGCTAAACCATTAATCGAAGAAGATTTTATTGGTAAATCAGTATTAAAAGATCAAAAAGAAAATGGTTCTGAACGTAGAACTGTTGGTTTAGAATTACTTGAAAAAGGTATCGCAAGAACTGGTTATCCAGTATTAGATCTAGATGGTAATCAAATCGGGGAAGTTACATC encodes:
- a CDS encoding shikimate kinase, whose protein sequence is MHMDDKKLPIIFIGFMGTGKSTIGDFLSLEQKLTFVDLDSYIEIKENKSIPEIFNQIGESGFRQLEYKYLKQCMSKYDVISTGGGIIENDDSLKFLKQIKHVIWLDCSIDTVYRRILNDPHRPNAKNKTKKQLKNLYLSRISRYNEIAFMKVNSEKTIKEIYDFIINHLSCG
- the gcvT gene encoding glycine cleavage system aminomethyltransferase GcvT, translated to MTSELKKTPLYQNYVDSGAKIVEFGGWAMPVQFTSIKEEHNAVRYNVGMFDVSHMGEISIKGNDASKFVQYLLSNDTNNLTETKAQYTALCNEEGGIIDDLVTYKLGENDYLLIVNAANTDKDFAWVQKQSANFDVEVSNISDQYGQLAVQGPKARDLVSELVDVDVSEMKPFDFKQGVTLFGKNVILSQSGYTGEDGFEIYCDAKDTVDIWNGFISHDVVPCGLGARDTLRLEAGLPLHGQDLTESITPYEGGIAFAAKPLIEEDFIGKSVLKDQKENGSERRTVGLELLEKGIARTGYPVLDLDGNQIGEVTSGTQSPSSGKSIAMAIIKRDEFEMGRELLVQVRKRQLKAKIVKKNQIEK
- the comGC gene encoding competence type IV pilus major pilin ComGC; protein product: MKNYVKKLKSLKAFTLIEMLLVLLIISVLLILIIPNIAKQTAHIQSTGCDAQVKMVNSQIEAFTLKNNRAPSSIDELVKDGYIKEGQKSCKSGETITINNGEAVAS
- the comGD gene encoding competence type IV pilus minor pilin ComGD, with the translated sequence MKLLQVKLFNGFTMIESLLTLLILVILLNISLTNSKGNKFSIINDELCLNQLITQLDYFKSKAIGDKQSITLILTKNSSNISVVEEKGSHYKFKIKNGKIKSISKIKKITFNKEGEINNFGSFVIEINRRFYKVIFHIEKGRIRYVSV